In one Candidatus Latescibacter sp. genomic region, the following are encoded:
- a CDS encoding SHOCT domain-containing protein, producing MWGCMHGFGWGGLFMGFFMLVFWIVIIGAAYVIIRNISHKGGGIISSETPLDILKKRYARGEISKEEFEQMKRDLMS from the coding sequence ATGTGGGGATGTATGCACGGCTTTGGATGGGGAGGTTTGTTTATGGGCTTTTTCATGCTTGTCTTTTGGATTGTAATTATCGGGGCGGCCTATGTAATTATCAGGAATATCTCCCATAAGGGCGGAGGTATTATTTCCTCGGAAACTCCGCTCGACATCCTGAAAAAACGATATGCCCGTGGAGAGATTTCAAAGGAAGAATTCGAACAGATGAAGCGCGACCTGATGAGCTGA